In Caldilineales bacterium, a single genomic region encodes these proteins:
- a CDS encoding uroporphyrinogen decarboxylase family protein: protein MPEVIEIQVPIEEIAARKERVAKAKRFEPTDRVPVWPAINYRFLLPQIGVRFRDYYSDPETMLYAQIMGQKWLFEHIKTDQYATTGAWVGGWTDFQNTTEASALGCEVFFPDDDIPWVKAGWVKTGADLRRLEQIDVVENGLNGRQVAFRRAMMAVAEKYPVRFQGGPVFYPGANPALTHTSHGPFGVAGDLMDQTEAFAATLERPEFMHELLDIVTGKIIAWLDFCWAEMGIPHRDFAWTDDLAAGLSAQVYRDLVLPYEKRLRFHFDGWLSMHMCGQTNHLLRIFADDLQINELQGFGWKVDLDLIGQVMGGRVVLLGNVSPLVIADGTPDQVKAETRRVLEKLAPHGGLILQDGNNIAPGSPIENINAMMEAAEEYAQSDPKGLRDL, encoded by the coding sequence ATGCCCGAAGTCATCGAAATCCAGGTCCCCATCGAGGAGATTGCGGCGCGCAAGGAGCGCGTGGCCAAGGCCAAGCGTTTCGAACCGACCGACCGCGTGCCGGTGTGGCCGGCGATCAACTACCGCTTCCTGCTGCCCCAGATCGGCGTCCGCTTCCGCGATTACTACTCCGACCCGGAGACGATGCTGTACGCCCAGATCATGGGCCAGAAGTGGCTGTTCGAGCACATCAAGACCGACCAGTATGCGACGACCGGGGCCTGGGTGGGCGGCTGGACGGATTTCCAGAACACGACCGAGGCCTCGGCCCTGGGCTGCGAGGTCTTCTTCCCCGACGACGACATCCCCTGGGTCAAGGCCGGCTGGGTGAAGACCGGCGCCGACCTGCGCCGCCTGGAGCAGATCGATGTGGTGGAGAACGGATTGAACGGCCGCCAGGTGGCTTTTCGCCGGGCGATGATGGCCGTGGCCGAGAAATATCCCGTCCGCTTCCAGGGCGGCCCGGTCTTCTACCCCGGCGCCAACCCCGCCCTGACCCACACCTCGCACGGGCCCTTTGGCGTCGCCGGCGACCTCATGGATCAGACCGAGGCTTTCGCCGCCACGCTGGAGCGGCCGGAGTTCATGCACGAGCTGCTGGACATCGTCACCGGCAAGATCATCGCCTGGCTGGATTTCTGCTGGGCCGAGATGGGCATCCCGCACCGGGATTTCGCCTGGACCGATGACCTGGCCGCCGGGCTGTCGGCCCAGGTCTATCGCGACCTCGTCCTGCCCTACGAGAAGCGGCTGCGCTTCCACTTCGACGGCTGGCTGAGCATGCACATGTGCGGCCAGACCAATCATCTGCTGCGCATCTTCGCCGACGACCTGCAGATCAACGAGTTGCAGGGCTTTGGCTGGAAGGTCGATCTGGACTTGATCGGGCAGGTGATGGGCGGGCGGGTGGTCTTGCTGGGCAACGTCAGCCCGCTGGTTATCGCCGATGGCACGCCCGACCAGGTGAAGGCCGAGACGCGCCGCGTGCTGGAGAAGCTGGCCCCCCACGGCGGGCTGATCCTCCAGGATGGCAACAACATCGCCCCTGGCTCGCCGATCGAGAACATCAATGCGATGATGGAGGCGGCGGAGGAATACGCGCAATCAGACCCTAAAGGTCTCCGAGACCTTTAG
- a CDS encoding carbohydrate ABC transporter permease — MSRNTVVLMPRQRQPIPWQRWLDRGLVYLLVAIFLFVVLLPFYWIFLSSITPKFLMFSIPPRYLPQQITFENYINMVGAIPFYRYLTNSLIFALGSSFVSVALSFLASYALARIKFPGSNIVFMIFIVSIAVPAIGTVVPLFEMLKWLDLVNDRGAMIMLMSSLIVPFTVWIMVPFIQQIPAEIEEAAVIDGANLFQVLRHVVIPVIRPALATMLIINFIIAWNELLYPLVFATNRTTKTLSVGLVELAVDPSMGAGRPWDLMSALSVTMIIPVLLLVLLFQRLIIAGLTRGAVK, encoded by the coding sequence ATGTCCCGAAACACGGTTGTTCTGATGCCTCGACAACGGCAGCCCATCCCCTGGCAACGTTGGCTCGACCGCGGGCTGGTCTATCTCCTGGTCGCCATCTTCCTCTTTGTGGTGCTGCTGCCGTTCTACTGGATTTTCCTGTCCTCGATCACGCCCAAGTTCCTGATGTTCTCGATCCCGCCCCGTTATCTGCCGCAGCAGATCACGTTCGAGAACTACATCAACATGGTCGGGGCCATCCCCTTTTATCGCTATCTGACCAACTCGCTGATCTTCGCCCTCGGCTCCAGCTTCGTTTCGGTGGCGCTCTCGTTTCTGGCCTCCTACGCCTTGGCCCGGATCAAGTTCCCCGGCAGCAACATCGTCTTCATGATCTTCATCGTCTCCATCGCCGTGCCCGCCATCGGCACCGTCGTACCCCTGTTCGAGATGCTCAAGTGGCTCGATCTGGTCAATGACCGCGGGGCGATGATCATGCTCATGTCCAGCCTGATCGTGCCCTTCACCGTTTGGATCATGGTGCCATTCATCCAACAGATCCCGGCCGAGATCGAGGAGGCAGCGGTGATCGACGGCGCCAATTTGTTCCAGGTGCTGCGACACGTCGTCATCCCGGTGATCCGGCCGGCCCTGGCCACGATGCTGATCATCAACTTCATCATCGCCTGGAACGAGTTGCTGTATCCCCTGGTCTTTGCCACCAATCGCACCACCAAGACCCTGAGCGTGGGGCTGGTCGAGCTGGCCGTGGACCCCAGCATGGGCGCCGGCCGGCCGTGGGATCTGATGAGCGCCCTCTCGGTGACGATGATCATCCCTGTGCTCTTGCTTGTCTTGCTGTTCCAACGGCTGATCATCGCCGGCCTGACCCGCGGGGCCGTCAAATAA
- a CDS encoding sugar ABC transporter permease — MAPTDLQTTPAAPRRRSALTRRRYLTAALLLLPALGLRLFTTIYPFFDSFRLSLTNYNPAFPPSKFIGLQNFVRISHDVGVRSTITFTIVFVVLSTLLQLVLGIAAASLLNSSFRGRGVVRAINLIPWAIPMVVAAIGFNWLYNKDYGLITDLVYRVSGVRFGWLSNYWGAKVAVIGTNVWKSTPFLALVFLAALQGVPAELYEAARVDGASRPRMFRSITLPLILPQATTMGLFMLIWQLASFDLIYTMTGGGPGFATSVLAYSIYQAAFGGLNFGYASAISMILFVAVFVMGGLGLLLYRRVEINY, encoded by the coding sequence GTGGCGCCTACTGACCTGCAAACGACCCCCGCCGCTCCCCGCCGTCGCTCGGCCCTGACCCGGCGGCGCTACCTGACCGCGGCGCTGTTGCTTTTGCCGGCGCTGGGCCTGCGCTTGTTCACCACCATCTATCCGTTTTTCGATAGTTTTCGCCTCAGCCTGACGAACTACAACCCGGCCTTCCCCCCCTCCAAGTTCATCGGCCTGCAGAATTTCGTGCGCATCAGCCACGATGTGGGGGTGCGCAGCACCATCACCTTCACCATCGTCTTCGTGGTGCTGTCCACCCTGCTGCAGTTGGTCTTGGGCATTGCTGCGGCCTCGCTCTTGAACAGCAGCTTTCGGGGGCGGGGAGTGGTGCGGGCGATCAACCTCATCCCCTGGGCCATCCCCATGGTGGTGGCGGCCATCGGTTTCAATTGGTTGTACAACAAGGATTACGGCCTCATCACCGACCTGGTGTACCGGGTCTCTGGCGTCCGTTTTGGCTGGCTGAGCAACTATTGGGGGGCGAAGGTGGCCGTGATCGGCACCAATGTCTGGAAGAGCACGCCCTTCCTGGCCCTGGTCTTCCTGGCGGCCTTGCAGGGCGTCCCGGCTGAACTATACGAGGCGGCGCGGGTGGATGGGGCCAGCCGGCCGCGCATGTTCAGGTCGATCACCCTGCCGCTCATCCTGCCGCAGGCCACGACCATGGGCCTGTTCATGTTGATCTGGCAGCTCGCCTCGTTCGACCTGATCTACACGATGACGGGCGGCGGGCCGGGTTTCGCCACCTCGGTGCTGGCCTACAGCATCTACCAGGCGGCGTTTGGCGGTCTCAACTTCGGCTATGCCTCGGCCATCAGCATGATTTTGTTCGTCGCCGTCTTCGTCATGGGCGGTCTGGGCTTGCTTCTCTACCGCCGTGTGGAAATCAACTACTGA
- a CDS encoding extracellular solute-binding protein: MSDKNITRREFLKVAGAAAAAVSATSLLASCAPAAPAATTAPAATAVPAATAVPATVAPAAKTLTLAIQEFAHEALKPVLAEWEQKTGMKVVLESGPTTGQEMMTKYAPAFQSGTSPVDVLSIDDVSGPAFSRAGWMLPLDDVIPADTWGDFPESFLPPVDKDPFHSYDGKRYRVPHEFAVGYFWHRKDWFDEKNLKAPTTWDEFVQVGKEFTKDPVWGTTEGMKKPGLTFVYMAYLSAQAGSEVFSFDDNVATAFQFCYDMIHTHKIMEETVLNQDYTQQNDLYMKDRVAMMRQWPYFYSVVRDNKEWYKDGRAEITLPPAGPAGAKSWWGGWGFSVPTNAPNLDAAKDLIAWITNNKNAPVLAQGQSWFVMPRKSILDVMKDGLPIYMGMYSDANALVPRPYHPKQSDAEVAVDDVAQLYLTKQLSLADAMKTGKERIAALG; encoded by the coding sequence ATGTCTGACAAGAACATCACCCGACGCGAGTTTCTGAAGGTGGCGGGAGCGGCGGCGGCCGCCGTATCTGCCACCAGCCTGCTGGCCAGTTGCGCGCCGGCAGCGCCGGCGGCCACCACCGCGCCGGCGGCAACAGCCGTCCCGGCAGCGACGGCTGTCCCGGCCACCGTCGCCCCGGCCGCCAAGACCCTCACCCTGGCCATCCAGGAGTTCGCCCACGAGGCGCTGAAGCCTGTCTTGGCCGAGTGGGAGCAAAAGACCGGGATGAAGGTCGTGCTGGAAAGCGGTCCCACCACCGGTCAGGAGATGATGACCAAGTACGCCCCCGCCTTCCAATCCGGCACCAGTCCGGTGGATGTGCTCAGCATCGACGATGTCTCTGGCCCTGCCTTTTCCCGCGCCGGCTGGATGCTGCCGTTGGACGATGTCATCCCGGCCGATACCTGGGGGGACTTTCCCGAAAGCTTCCTGCCGCCCGTCGATAAGGACCCCTTCCACAGCTACGACGGCAAACGCTATCGCGTCCCGCACGAATTTGCGGTTGGTTACTTCTGGCATCGCAAGGACTGGTTCGACGAGAAGAATCTGAAGGCGCCCACCACCTGGGACGAATTCGTGCAGGTGGGCAAGGAGTTCACCAAGGACCCGGTCTGGGGCACCACCGAGGGCATGAAGAAACCCGGCCTGACCTTTGTCTACATGGCCTATCTCTCGGCCCAGGCGGGCAGCGAAGTCTTCTCCTTCGATGACAACGTTGCCACGGCCTTCCAGTTCTGCTATGACATGATCCACACCCACAAGATCATGGAGGAGACGGTCCTCAACCAGGACTACACCCAGCAGAACGACCTCTACATGAAGGACCGGGTGGCGATGATGCGCCAGTGGCCCTATTTCTACAGCGTGGTGCGTGACAACAAAGAGTGGTACAAAGACGGTCGGGCTGAGATCACCCTGCCGCCGGCCGGCCCGGCCGGCGCCAAGAGCTGGTGGGGCGGGTGGGGTTTCAGCGTGCCCACCAACGCACCCAACCTGGATGCGGCCAAGGATCTGATCGCCTGGATCACCAACAACAAGAATGCGCCCGTCCTGGCCCAAGGCCAGAGCTGGTTCGTCATGCCACGCAAGTCCATCCTCGATGTGATGAAGGACGGTCTGCCGATCTACATGGGCATGTACTCCGACGCCAACGCCCTGGTGCCGCGGCCCTACCATCCCAAGCAGTCGGATGCTGAGGTGGCCGTGGACGACGTCGCCCAGCTCTACCTGACCAAGCAGCTCTCTCTGGCCGACGCCATGAAGACCGGCAAGGAACGCATTGCCGCGCTCGGCTAA
- a CDS encoding DNA recombination/repair protein RecA — protein MSSKKERQLRLERTIALLQHKWGQDAIRQGMATARPIPHLATGFPALDAALGIGGIPQGRLTVLEGAPTSGKVTLAALILATAQKKLRRPVAYVDLAHTCDADYLERCGLRLPDLLVVRPQDGRQALVLTQALLARAELGAILFDHWAALGDAAALPHQAAALLAQSGHGPTLLVLDEPVSRWRQRTEGERQILREHAFVRLSLRREQWFYDGPDIRGYRARVAIVKNKLGPTHSGVEIEVHFNGAVRGEGI, from the coding sequence ATGTCATCGAAAAAGGAACGCCAGCTCAGGCTGGAACGCACGATTGCACTTCTTCAGCACAAGTGGGGCCAGGACGCCATCCGGCAAGGGATGGCAACCGCCCGGCCCATCCCCCACCTTGCCACCGGTTTCCCGGCCCTGGACGCCGCCCTCGGCATCGGCGGCATCCCCCAGGGGCGGCTCACCGTCTTAGAGGGCGCGCCCACTTCGGGCAAAGTCACCCTGGCCGCGCTCATCCTGGCCACTGCCCAGAAAAAACTCCGCCGCCCCGTCGCCTACGTCGATCTCGCCCACACCTGCGACGCCGACTACCTGGAACGCTGCGGCCTGCGCCTGCCCGACCTGCTGGTGGTGCGCCCTCAGGATGGCCGCCAGGCATTGGTCTTGACCCAGGCCCTGCTGGCGCGGGCCGAACTGGGGGCGATCCTCTTCGACCATTGGGCGGCCCTGGGGGACGCCGCCGCCCTCCCCCATCAAGCGGCGGCGCTATTGGCCCAGTCCGGACACGGCCCCACCCTGCTGGTGTTGGACGAGCCGGTCAGCCGGTGGAGGCAACGGACGGAAGGTGAGCGGCAGATTTTGCGGGAGCATGCCTTTGTCCGGCTGAGCCTGAGGCGCGAGCAATGGTTCTACGACGGGCCGGACATCCGCGGCTACCGGGCGCGGGTCGCCATCGTCAAAAACAAACTCGGCCCCACCCACAGCGGCGTCGAGATCGAAGTCCATTTCAACGGCGCCGTGCGCGGGGAGGGCATCTGA
- a CDS encoding error-prone DNA polymerase — protein sequence MYAELHAHSFYSLLDGASSPEALLDRAAALALPALALTDHDNLYGAVRFWRAAAARGIHAIIGAELTLAAGHLTLLAETPAGYANLCRLISLAHDAGPEAEAPPAWPGKTLAPLSWQALDAHRQGLIALSGCRQGPLAAPLLAGKPDLARANAGRLHEIFGPAQCFVELQRHLLPDETRLLRGLQDLARQHNLPLAATNNVHYAEPAGHRLQDVLVCIRHLTPLAEAGHLLRPNYEYHLKPAAEMARLFAAWPQALANTLAIAERCQVSLDFSHRRLPVFPAPAGHTSFSYLYELCQHGLPQRYQPLTPAVSKQLAYELDIIERAGLADYFLIVWDIVRFAREQGIRYQGRGSAANSLVAYLLGITPVDPLHFHLLFDRFLSLDSHTMPDIDIDFDADRREEVIQYVYRRYGPAHTGMVCNINTFQERSALHDVGRALGLQPDLLAQTARRWRQQPPAAGDDLLFDLCQQIKDAPRHLSIHVGGMLITAQPLNTITALERATMPGRWVVQWDKEAVEDAGLIKIDLLGLRTLSLVAETARLIETRTGQPPPLDRLPLDDAAVYDALCRGDAIGAFQVESRAQSQMLPRLRPRCFADIVVEVAIVRPGPIQGQMVHPYLRRRQGLEEVSYPHPALEPILSETLGIILFQEQVLRVAMAVAGFSGGEADQLRRAMSRQRSQEEMKRLGQRFVAGGVQNGLEAETAAAIFGQLAGFATYGFCKSHAAAFALLSYQTMWLKLYHPAEFYCALLNHQPMGFYQPSVVVGDAQRHGVVILPPDLNRSQDACTLAEGAGGLAIRLGLRYIKGAGPVARRLLVAGQPFQSLRDLCRRTRLPRPVLAALIRAGALDDIEHDRRRLLWELKGLEYHPSMFDLETELEPISLPALGEAEALAWSAELLGMTPGDHPLRLLRPYLQARGVLSAAELEQRQDGEVVRTAGQVVVRQSPPTAKGHLFITLEDETGLVNLVVRPALYQKRSEVLCHAPLLTVVGRVQRADGACSLLALGVADLMD from the coding sequence ATGTACGCCGAATTGCACGCCCACAGCTTCTATTCCCTGCTCGACGGCGCCTCCTCCCCCGAGGCCCTGCTCGACCGGGCCGCGGCCCTGGCCCTGCCGGCCCTGGCCCTGACCGACCACGACAATCTCTACGGGGCAGTGCGCTTCTGGCGGGCGGCAGCGGCGCGCGGGATTCACGCCATCATCGGGGCCGAGTTGACGCTGGCCGCCGGGCATCTGACTCTGCTGGCCGAGACGCCAGCAGGCTACGCCAATCTCTGCCGGCTGATCAGCCTGGCACACGACGCCGGCCCGGAGGCAGAAGCCCCGCCCGCCTGGCCGGGAAAAACCCTGGCGCCACTCTCGTGGCAGGCGCTGGACGCCCATCGCCAGGGCTTGATCGCGCTTTCGGGCTGCCGTCAGGGGCCGCTGGCCGCCCCCCTTCTGGCCGGGAAGCCCGACCTGGCCCGGGCCAACGCCGGCCGCCTGCACGAGATCTTTGGCCCAGCCCAGTGTTTCGTCGAGTTGCAACGCCATTTGCTGCCTGACGAAACAAGGCTGCTGCGCGGGTTGCAGGATCTGGCCCGGCAGCACAACCTGCCCCTGGCGGCGACGAACAACGTCCATTACGCCGAACCAGCGGGGCATCGGCTGCAAGATGTGCTGGTCTGCATACGCCATCTCACTCCGTTGGCCGAAGCCGGCCATCTGTTGCGCCCCAACTACGAATATCACCTCAAACCGGCTGCCGAGATGGCGCGCCTGTTTGCGGCCTGGCCTCAGGCTCTGGCCAACACCCTGGCCATTGCCGAACGCTGCCAGGTCAGCCTGGATTTCAGCCATCGACGCCTGCCGGTTTTTCCGGCGCCGGCCGGCCACACCTCGTTCAGCTATCTCTACGAGCTTTGCCAACATGGCTTGCCACAGCGCTATCAGCCCCTGACCCCTGCCGTCAGCAAGCAGCTGGCCTACGAGTTGGACATCATCGAGCGCGCCGGCCTGGCCGACTATTTTCTGATCGTCTGGGACATCGTGCGTTTCGCCCGCGAGCAGGGCATCCGTTACCAGGGCCGGGGGTCGGCCGCCAATTCACTCGTCGCCTACCTGCTCGGCATCACGCCGGTCGATCCCCTCCATTTCCATCTCCTCTTCGACCGTTTTCTCTCGCTCGATAGCCACACCATGCCCGACATCGACATCGATTTCGACGCCGACCGCCGCGAGGAGGTGATCCAATACGTTTACCGGCGATATGGCCCGGCCCATACCGGCATGGTCTGCAACATCAACACCTTTCAAGAACGCTCGGCCCTGCACGATGTCGGCCGGGCGTTGGGTTTGCAACCCGACCTGTTGGCCCAGACCGCCCGCCGGTGGCGCCAGCAGCCGCCCGCAGCCGGCGATGACCTCCTCTTCGATCTCTGCCAGCAGATCAAGGATGCGCCGCGGCATCTCTCCATCCACGTCGGCGGGATGCTGATCACCGCCCAACCGTTGAACACGATCACGGCCCTGGAGCGGGCGACGATGCCGGGGCGATGGGTGGTGCAATGGGACAAAGAGGCGGTGGAGGACGCCGGGCTGATCAAGATCGACCTACTGGGCCTGCGCACGCTGAGCCTGGTCGCTGAGACCGCCCGGCTGATCGAAACCCGTACCGGCCAGCCGCCGCCCCTCGACCGCTTGCCGCTCGACGACGCCGCCGTTTACGACGCCCTCTGTCGGGGCGACGCCATCGGCGCCTTTCAGGTCGAATCGCGCGCCCAAAGCCAGATGTTGCCACGGCTACGGCCCCGCTGCTTCGCGGACATCGTAGTCGAAGTGGCCATCGTCCGCCCCGGCCCCATCCAGGGTCAGATGGTGCATCCCTATTTGCGCCGCCGCCAGGGGTTGGAGGAGGTCAGTTATCCCCACCCGGCCCTGGAGCCTATCCTGAGCGAGACCCTGGGCATCATCCTCTTCCAGGAGCAGGTGCTGCGCGTGGCCATGGCGGTGGCGGGTTTTTCGGGCGGCGAGGCAGACCAGTTGCGGCGGGCGATGTCGCGACAGCGTTCGCAAGAGGAGATGAAACGCCTGGGGCAGCGTTTCGTGGCCGGGGGCGTGCAAAACGGGCTGGAGGCCGAGACGGCGGCGGCCATCTTCGGTCAGCTGGCCGGCTTTGCCACCTATGGCTTTTGCAAAAGCCACGCCGCCGCCTTTGCCCTGCTCTCCTATCAGACGATGTGGCTAAAGCTCTATCATCCGGCCGAGTTCTATTGCGCCTTGCTCAACCACCAGCCCATGGGCTTCTACCAGCCGTCGGTGGTGGTGGGCGACGCCCAACGGCACGGCGTCGTCATCCTGCCGCCCGACCTCAACCGCAGCCAGGACGCCTGCACACTGGCAGAAGGCGCCGGGGGCCTTGCCATCCGCCTGGGGCTGCGCTACATCAAGGGCGCCGGCCCAGTTGCCCGCCGTCTCCTGGTGGCCGGGCAACCGTTTCAGAGCCTGCGCGACCTCTGCCGGCGAACGCGCCTGCCGCGCCCTGTGCTGGCGGCGCTGATCCGCGCCGGCGCCTTGGACGACATCGAGCACGACCGACGCCGATTGTTGTGGGAGCTGAAGGGGCTGGAGTATCACCCTTCGATGTTTGATCTGGAGACCGAGTTGGAGCCGATCTCCCTGCCCGCCCTGGGCGAAGCCGAGGCCCTGGCCTGGTCGGCCGAATTGCTGGGGATGACGCCGGGCGACCATCCGCTGCGGCTGCTGCGGCCCTATCTGCAGGCCAGGGGGGTGCTCAGCGCCGCCGAGTTAGAGCAACGACAGGATGGCGAGGTCGTCCGCACGGCCGGCCAGGTGGTGGTGCGCCAAAGCCCACCCACGGCCAAAGGTCATCTCTTTATTACGCTGGAAGACGAGACCGGGCTGGTGAATCTGGTCGTGCGCCCGGCCCTCTACCAAAAACGGTCGGAGGTGCTCTGCCACGCCCCTCTGCTGACGGTCGTGGGCCGCGTGCAGCGCGCCGATGGCGCTTGCAGCCTGTTGGCGCTTGGCGTCGCCGACCTTATGGACTGA
- a CDS encoding alpha/beta fold hydrolase, producing the protein MPTLVIQNQRLHYSEHGGDPEGRRRPLVLVHGAGGNLYHWPPTLRRLPGYDVYALDLPGHGHSQGPGRDAIAAYAGVVIAWADAVGLPSFVIAGHSMGGGIALTCALDYGQRVAGLILIGSAARLRVHPDILAGLRDDRVAISARLVEWVYGPRATPEQKRQYGRLLLAADIDTLLGDWLACDRFDVRDRLAEVKAPTLILTGALDVMTPPRAASFLAEHIAGADLTWLEGAGHMAQIEAPTLTAAAISGFLARLS; encoded by the coding sequence ATGCCCACACTGGTCATTCAAAACCAACGCCTCCATTATTCCGAACACGGCGGCGACCCCGAAGGGCGACGCCGGCCCCTGGTGTTGGTGCACGGCGCCGGCGGCAATCTCTACCATTGGCCGCCCACCCTGCGCCGGCTGCCGGGGTATGATGTCTATGCCCTCGATCTGCCGGGGCACGGCCATTCGCAAGGGCCAGGCCGAGACGCCATCGCCGCCTATGCCGGGGTCGTGATCGCCTGGGCCGATGCCGTGGGCTTGCCGTCGTTCGTCATCGCCGGGCATTCGATGGGTGGCGGCATCGCCCTGACCTGCGCCCTCGACTACGGCCAGCGGGTGGCGGGCCTGATCCTGATCGGTTCCGCCGCCCGGCTGCGCGTCCATCCCGACATCCTGGCCGGCTTGCGCGACGACCGCGTCGCCATCAGCGCCCGGCTGGTGGAGTGGGTCTATGGCCCGCGCGCCACCCCTGAACAAAAACGGCAGTACGGGCGACTGCTGCTGGCCGCGGATATCGACACGCTCCTGGGCGACTGGCTGGCCTGCGACCGTTTCGACGTGCGCGACCGCCTGGCCGAGGTGAAAGCGCCCACCCTCATCCTTACCGGCGCCCTGGATGTGATGACGCCCCCGCGCGCGGCCAGCTTCCTGGCCGAGCACATCGCCGGCGCCGACCTGACCTGGCTGGAGGGCGCCGGCCACATGGCCCAGATCGAGGCCCCAACCCTGACGGCGGCGGCGATCAGCGGCTTTTTGGCAAGATTGTCCTGA
- a CDS encoding PspC domain-containing protein, with protein sequence MNTKRLTRSRQDRMIAGVCGGIGRYLSIDPTLIRLAMLLLAIWGGGGILVYIIAWIVIPEEPLAETAPSAPLAPFEPAGPAMPVESTMPAEPMVEPAAPADR encoded by the coding sequence ATGAACACCAAACGACTTACTCGCTCGCGCCAGGATCGGATGATCGCCGGCGTGTGCGGCGGCATCGGCCGCTACCTTAGCATCGACCCCACCCTGATCCGGCTGGCCATGCTGCTCCTGGCCATCTGGGGCGGCGGCGGCATCCTGGTTTACATCATCGCCTGGATCGTCATCCCCGAGGAGCCGCTGGCCGAAACAGCCCCGTCAGCGCCCCTGGCGCCGTTCGAGCCGGCCGGGCCGGCCATGCCGGTCGAGTCGACCATGCCGGCCGAGCCGATGGTCGAACCCGCCGCCCCGGCCGACCGCTAA